One Pseudochaenichthys georgianus chromosome 7, fPseGeo1.2, whole genome shotgun sequence DNA segment encodes these proteins:
- the LOC117449505 gene encoding ATPase family AAA domain-containing protein 3-like — protein MSWLFGWWRGSGSPSLEEQVTAAAAEGAGGAPGGSGGGRAGDKWSNFDPTGLERAAKAARELDKSRHAKEALSLARMQEQTVQLEHESKVKEYEAAVEQLKGEQIHLQAEERRKTLVEETKQNQARAQFQDKLARQRYDEQLRQQQFLNEENLRKQEESVLKQESMRKSTIQHEMELRHKNDLLRIEAQSKAQAQVERENADIIREQIRLKAAEHRQTVLESIKTAGAVFGEGFRAFISDGDKVTATVAGLTLLAAGVYSARNATAVAGRFIESRLGKPSLVRETSRITVVEGIKHPITTTKRLRSRPQDALEGVVLSANLEERVRDIAIATRNTRQNKGLYRNILMYGPPGTGKTLFAKKLALHSGMDYAIMTGGDVAPLGRDGVTAMHKVFDWASTSRRGVLLFVDEADAFLRKRSTEKISEDLRATLNAFLYRTGEQSNKFMLVLASNQPEQFDWAINDRIDEIVNFALPGQEERERLVRLYFDKFVLGPATTGRQRLKLTQFDYGQKCSEIAVRAEGMSGREISKLGVAWQAAAYSSEDGVLTEAMIDSRVEEAVKQHAQKMDWLLMEAGAGVGKFGVIVPKEMAAEVTAQEAASLAQTEDTTPTIQQVLPLINVVGSAAQVEAAALPTELEAEAILKEASTLVKESEAIAVETIVETASAAPLVQEVEAIKDLTEVVGTAVATDTVVPEVKEVVAEVIEAESIPASSATETVAVSRETEAVSRETEAIEAVKEEMDVLAHSETTVTAVAQEEKLDAVISNVVQEPDQTRVVEVQETESTATIIAAVESEAIKVAEVVATDTANVAEEIASNVAQEAEVIATDVARVADAVATVSEEIEAAVAKEVEAVESLVVKDSNEVLGETVSETLEITKEAQEVVTDVVKESESIATELIKEVEPLIAEIAANEAEFISTETEAKEPQTSAIGSTTEVQTLATEIAAKEAEVTSAEVSQEAEVISAEVSKEAQVTSAEVSKEAEVTPEEVTKEAEVTPAEVTKEAEVTPAEVTKEAEVTTEEVSKEAEFLTTKDADTISTDDVKLSETAEVGAQTSPATEKSAASQTSTEEVETEKPLSNEQSGDDKDKPQAKPSPKK, from the exons ATGTCGTGGCTCTTCGGCTGGTGGCGGGGCTCCGGTTCGCCGTCATTGGAGGAGCAGGTAACGGCTGCTGCAGCTGAAGGAGCCGGGGGAGCACCAGGAGGTTCAGGGGGAGGCAGAGCCGGGGACAAGTGGAGCAACTTCGACCCGACTGGGCTGGAGAGAGCTGCAAAAGCTGCAAGGGAACTCGACAAATCAC GACATGCCAAAGAAGCGCTTAGTTTGGCTCGTATGCAGGAGCAGACTGTACAGCTGGAGCATGAGAGTAAAGTTAAA GAATATGAGGCGGCTGTGGAGCAGTTGAAGGGTGAGCAGATACATCTCCAGGCCGAGGAGAGACGCAAAACACTGGTAGAGGAGACAAAGCAGAACCAGGCT AGGGCACAATTTCAAGACAAGCTTGCCAGACAGAGGTACGATGAACAGCTCAGGCAACAG cAATTTCTCAACGAGGAGAACCTTCGCAAACAAGAGGAGTCGGTCTTGAAGCAGGAGTCCATGAGAAAAT CTACCATTCAACATGAAATGGAGCTGAGACACAAGAACGACCTGCTCCGCATTGAAGCGCAGTCCAAAGCCCAAGCCCAGGTGGAGAGGGAGAACGCAGACATCATCAGGGAACAGATTCGCCTGAAAGctgctgaacacagacagactgTCCTTGAATCTATAAA GACGGCAGGAGCTGTGTTTGGGGAGGGATTCAGGGCCTTCATCTCCGACGGGGACAAAGTCACAGCCACG GTTGCTGGGTTGACTCTGTTGGCAGCAGGAGTGTATTCGGCCAGGAATGCCACAGCGGTGGCCGGCCGCTTCATAGAGTCTCGTCTGGGGAAACCATCACTGGTCCGAGAGACCTCCAGGATAACTGTTGTAGAAGGCATCAAACACCCAATCACG ACAACCAAGCGTCTGAGAAGCAGACCTCAGGATGCCTTGGAGGGCGTGGTGCTCAGC GCCAATTTGGAGGAACGAGTAAGGGACATTGCCATCGCCACTCGTAACACCAGGCAGAACAAAGGCTTGTACAGAAACATCCTGATGTATGGCCCTCCTGGAACTGGAAAAACACTCTTTGCCAAG AAACTGGCTCTCCATTCAGGGATGGACTATGCCATCATGACAGGTGGGGACGTGGCACCCTTGGGGCGCGATGGAGTCACTGCCATGCACAAGGTGTTTGACTGGGCCAGCACCAGCAGGCGAGG CGTCTTGCTCTTCGTGGATGAAGCCGATGCGTTCCTGCGTAAGCGATCCACA GAGAAAATCAGTGAGGACCTCAGAGCCACCCTGAATGCATTCCTCTACCGCACTGGGGAGCAGAGCAACAA GTTCATGCTGGTGCTTGCTAGTAACCAGCCAGAGCAGTTCGACTGGGCCATTAATGACCGCATTGATGAGATCGTAAACTTTGCGTTACCTGGTCAAGAAGAGAGGGAAAGATTGGTGCGCCTGTATTTCGACAAATTTGTGCTGGGTCCTGCTACTACTGGAAGACA GAGATTAAAGTTGACTCAGTTCGACTATGGCCAGAAGTGTTCAGAAATTGCGGTGCGAGCAGAAGGCATGTCTGGCCGTGAAATCTCCAAACTTGGTGTGGCCTGGCAG GCTGCCGCATACTCCTCTGAAGATGGAGTTTTGACCGAAGCAATGATTGACTCAAGAGTTGAGGAAGCCGTCAAGCAGCATGCACAGAAAATGGACTGGCTGCTTATGGAAGCAGGTGCGGGTGTTGGCAAGTTCGGTGTAATTGTCCCTAAGGAAATGGCTGCAGAAGTCACAGCCCAGGAAGCTGCTTCACTTGCACAAACCGAAGACACAACCCCAACTATACAACAAGTCCTTCCCCTCATTAATGTTGTGGGCAGCGCTGCCCAGGTGGAAGCAGCTGCTCTGCCTACAGAATTAGAGGCAGAAGCTATCCTTAAAGAAGCATCCACTTTGGTTAAAGAAAGTGAAGCTATTGCAGTTGAAACCATTGTTGAAACAGCCTCTGCTGCTCCGTTGGTGCAAGAGGTTGAAGCCATTAAGGACCTAACTGAGGTTGTTGGCACAGCTGTAGCTACAGACACTGTTGTGCCTGAGGTGAAAGAAGTAGTCGCTGAAGTTATAGAGGCCGAGAGCATACCAGCTTCCAGCGCCACAGAGACCGTTGCTGTTAGTAGAGAGACCGAGGCCGTTAGTAGAGAGACCGAGGCCATTGAAGCAGTCAAGGAGGAAATGGATGTTCTAGCACACTCGGAAACAACAGTCACTGCTGTTGCTCAGGAGGAGAAATTAGATGCCGTCATCTCTAATGTTGTCCAGGAACCAGACCAGACCAGAGTCGTTGAAGTCCAAGAAACTGAGTCCACTGCCACGATCATTGCTGCTGTAGAATCTGAAGCCATCAAAGTTGCCGAGGTAGTAGCAACTGATACAGCAAACGTTGCAGAAGAAATTGCAAGCAATGTCGCTCAAGAGGCTGAAGTAATAGCAACTGATGTGGCCAGGGTTGCTGATGCCGTAGCAACCGTCAGTGAGGAGATTGAGGCAGCAGTCGCCAAGGAGGTCGAAGCTGTAGAAAGTTTGGTTGTCAAGGACTCAAATGAGGTTTTGGGGGAAACTGTGTCTGAAACTTTAGAGATTACTAAAGAGGCCCAAGAGGTTGTAACAGATGTGGTCAAGGAGTCCGAGAGTATTGCTACAGAGCTTATTAAGGAGGTCGAACCTTTGATTGCTGAGATAGCTGCCAATGAAGCTGAATTCATCTCAACAGAAACTGAAGCCAAGGAGCCTCAGACTTCTGCTATTGGGTCTACCACAGAGGTTCAGACTTTGGCTACAGAGATTGCTGCCAAGGAGGCCGAGGTCACATCTGCTGAAGTTTCCCAAGAGGCGGAAGTGATATCTGCCGAAGTTTCGAAGGAAGCTCAAGTAACATCTGCAGAGGTTTCCAAGGAAGCAGAAGTCACACCAGAAGAGGTTACCAAGGAAGCCGAAGTCACACCGGCAGAGGTTACCAAGGAAGCCGAAGTCACACCGGCAGAGGTTACCAAGGAAGCTGAAGTCACAACAGAAGAGGTTTCAAAGGAAGCCGAATTCCTGACAACCAAGGATGCAGACACTATCTCTACAGATGATGTGAAACTGTCCGAGACTGCTGAGGTTGGTGCCCAAACAAGTCCAGCCACTGAGAAGTCGGCTGCCTCTCAGACCAGCACTGAAGAAGTAGAAACTGAGAAGCCTCTTTCAAATGAACAGAGTGGGGATGACAAGGACAAACCCCAAGCCAAGCCTAGTCCAAAGAAATGA